ACTGTTTTGCCTAGCGTTTTAGCATTGGGTTCGGAAGTCAAAAGCTCTTATGGATTTATTAACTAGACGAAAGCCATTGTTAATAAAGCTCGGTTGGTAAACCGTACATAGCAATTGATGCTCTTCCACCAGCGATCGCCTCAAGTTGAGCTTCATTGAGTTCCCCACCAATTGAGGTTGTCTCTGAAATTTCAGCGCTAGCAGCTTCCCATTCTCTTTGAGTAAAATAATATCCTGCTGCTTGTAAGAAAGTTCCACGTTCTTCTATTGGAGAGCTTTCAACTTGAGTGCAGAAATCTTCATCTGTTGTCACTCTCTGATAAAAAGCTTTTGCGCTTTCAATAGACATATAATTTCCACTTATTAATACCTAAAAGATTAGGAAAAACAAGGTACAACTATAATGCACAATTTTTAGTTAAGACTATGTTTTTTTTCGTTTTGGTTTGTGCCATTATGAATTCACTGTAGTTTATGTAAAATAGGATATTTGTTCAGCAACCATTTCATATAGAGGAATTTAACTTACTTTTAACCGTCCTACCATCCACTCAAACCTTTTTGCCGCGAGCCCCACACAGTCTAAAAGGTTATCATTTAATTCATCCTCGTATTCTACATCTTTCGATAACGTTAAACCTTTACTATAAACCCGCCTACCATAACCAAGCTGACTCAGCATTCCTTGCAATCTTTGAGAAAGCAAAGTTGCAATAACTTGATAAAAACGAGATGCAAATCCTATATCTTGCTGTAACTTTGCTGCTAATTGCTGTCGTTCAATTGACAAAATAATTGAATCTTCAATAGCTTTAACCGTTGCTAAAGGCAGCCGCCCATCAATGAAGGGTGTTTCGCCGATGATTTCGCCTTTGCACAATCTTGCTATTTCTCTACCAGAAAGTTCAGTACCTTCTATAGCAGCAAAAGCACGAGCTAAGGGGTTACGCTCATTATCATCAATAGACAAAGACATTGCTCCATCTAAAAGAATATACAGCCCATCCACAAGCCCTCTTTCACGGATTAGTACGGTGTTAGTAAGAATTTTTTTAATTTTACCACAAGTCGTCATCCAATCGATGTCACTATCATGTAATCCTCCTAAAACAAATAGGACATCTCTCAAAGGTTGGCTTTGTGCTAAATTGCTACGTCCCTGTTGATTGATAGCGCTTTGAATTCTATCGGAAAATATAATTGCGATTGCACGATAAAAACGTGAAGCAAAACAATATCTTGCTGCAATTTTACTGATAATTTCTGTTGTGAAATCGACATTACTAAAGATTTTTCTACAGCTTTTACAGTTGTAGCTGTCAGACGATTCCCTACTAATGGAAACTCTCCTATTACCTCGCCACTGGATAATCTGACAATCTCTCGACTGAAGACTTCATGGGAGCATCCCAGTTTTTATTTAGTGAGCAAAGATTAATCCATTGAGATAAGCTCTGGCGTTGAGCTAAGACTTGAGGAACGTTATCAGATTTCCATTGTGCGCCAGAAATTTTGGTTCGACGGTCAATCTGTTTGACAGTAG
The Nostoc punctiforme PCC 73102 genome window above contains:
- a CDS encoding Nif11-like leader peptide family natural product precursor, yielding MSIESAKAFYQRVTTDEDFCTQVESSPIEERGTFLQAAGYYFTQREWEAASAEISETTSIGGELNEAQLEAIAGGRASIAMYGLPTELY
- a CDS encoding cyclic nucleotide-binding domain-containing protein produces the protein MIQWRGNRRVSISRESSDSYNCKSCRKIFSNVDFTTEIISKIAARYCFASRFYRAIAIIFSDRIQSAINQQGRSNLAQSQPLRDVLFVLGGLHDSDIDWMTTCGKIKKILTNTVLIRERGLVDGLYILLDGAMSLSIDDNERNPLARAFAAIEGTELSGREIARLCKGEIIGETPFIDGRLPLATVKAIEDSIILSIERQQLAAKLQQDIGFASRFYQVIATLLSQRLQGMLSQLGYGRRVYSKGLTLSKDVEYEDELNDNLLDCVGLAAKRFEWMVGRLKVS